A window of the Oncorhynchus masou masou isolate Uvic2021 chromosome 13, UVic_Omas_1.1, whole genome shotgun sequence genome harbors these coding sequences:
- the LOC135552344 gene encoding trypsin-3-like: VAAPVEERDEKVVGGYECPAHSVPYQVSLNAGYHFCGGSLISSQWVVSAAHCHKSRIQVRLGEHNIQQNEVTEQWIDSAKLIKHPNYDSYTLDNDIMLIKLSKPAILNSYVQTVALPSRCPQADENCLVSGWGNTIPNGNSFPTKLQCLRQPIIDHRICENAYPHLFTENMVCSGFMHGGASSCQGDSGGPLVCNGQLQGVVSWGYECAQEGHPSVYARVCQYNNWISNIMSSN; the protein is encoded by the exons GTTGCTGCCccggtggaggagagggatgagaaggtTGTCGGAGGGTATGAGTGCCCTGCCCACTCCGTGCCCTACCAAGTGTCTCTGAACGCTGGCTACCATTTCTGCGGTGGCTCCCTGATCTCCAGCCAGTGGGTGGTGTCTGCTGCCCACTGCCACAAGTC TCGTATCCAGGTGCGTCTGGGTGAGCACAACATCCAGCAGAATGAGGTCACTGAGCAGTGGATCGACTCCGCCAAGCTAATCAAGCACCCGAACTACGACAGTTACACCCTGGACAACGACATCATGCTGATCAAGCTGAGCAAGCCTGCCATCCTCAACAG CTACGTCCAGACTGTGGCCCTGCCCTCCCGCTGCCCCCAGGCCGACGAGAACTGCCTGGTGTCCGGCTGGGGCAACACCATCCCCAATGGAA ACAGCTTTCCTACTAAACTCCAGTGCCTGAGGCAGCCCATCATCGATCACAGAATCTGCGAGAATGCTTACCCCCATCTGTTCACAGAGAACATGGTATGTTCCGGATTCATGCACGGAGGAGCCAGCAGCTGTCAG gGGGATTCCGGAGGACCCCTGGTGTGTAATGGTCAGCTGCAGGGTGTGGTGTCCTGGGGTTACGAGTGTGCCCAGGAGGGACACCCCAGTGTCTATGCCCGCGTTTGCCAATACAACAACTGGATCAGCAATATCATGAGCAGCaactaa